The Marinobacter halotolerans genome includes a window with the following:
- a CDS encoding pentapeptide MXKDX repeat protein, whose amino-acid sequence MMNLKMVAAVLMLGLMSGVTHADEMAKDDGMMKHDAESSMSAHKMKKDDMSGAMGDGMKDKGMMNDDMHGTMKKEGMKKDGMQGSMKEDGMMKEDSMAK is encoded by the coding sequence ATGATGAATCTAAAGATGGTAGCGGCAGTCCTGATGCTTGGTCTGATGTCGGGTGTCACCCACGCCGACGAAATGGCCAAGGACGACGGCATGATGAAGCACGATGCAGAATCGTCCATGTCTGCTCACAAGATGAAAAAAGATGACATGTCCGGCGCCATGGGCGACGGTATGAAGGACAAAGGCATGATGAATGACGACATGCACGGAACTATGAAAAAGGAAGGCATGAAAAAGGACGGCATGCAGGGCAGCATGAAGGAAGACGGTATGATGAAAGAAGACAGCATGGCCAAATGA
- a CDS encoding TonB-dependent receptor domain-containing protein, translating to MNVYRPLACLLWAGASISVFSLPSALADESDQAAELDPIVVTATLGPRTVGESLSSVTVISAEDIREQQPKEFSELLESQPGVSVSGNGSFGKQTSVFMRGQASDATVLLVDGVRIRSATVGGPAWQYLPPQLLKRVEIVRGGRSSLYGADAVGGVVQAFTTPRERGESGWVEAGGGNLDTQQYGAGFSSVTDQTSVNIAANYFRTDGAPVIEGGEDKGYDNMSGVASARHEFSNGVEVGFSSLSAVGNSEYEGGDQDFRFQTVGGGIEVPITSHWRSSLHLSEARDELEVFSSFPGVFDTRTRNSRLENWLTAGTHEFVLGAEYTVDQVESTTAYEESSRSNEAYFGQALLNFGPADLHLSLRNDDNEAYGNQTTWGVGVGYALSANYRVRANTGTSFKAPSFNDLYFPGFGDPTLEPEEAISYEAGIEGRYDQWFWDLAVYQSDVEDLSLPSQNQAGSVPEARLRGVELSSGWENNGWSLRAAVSVGNFENKETSRQLARRAERTARLGLDKQLGTWGFGTTVRAESHRYDDVFGVGRQRIPGYGVWDLRVSKEFAKDWHAYLTVDNVLDNKYATVKDFNNNDFIVAGRTAFLSVRYEFAR from the coding sequence ATGAATGTTTACAGACCCCTTGCCTGTCTTCTGTGGGCTGGCGCCTCGATTTCAGTCTTCAGTCTTCCCTCAGCCCTTGCCGATGAGTCGGACCAGGCGGCAGAGCTTGATCCGATCGTCGTGACGGCGACTCTGGGGCCCAGAACTGTGGGCGAAAGCCTTTCCTCTGTTACGGTTATTTCTGCAGAAGATATCCGTGAACAGCAACCGAAAGAATTTTCTGAATTGCTTGAGTCGCAACCGGGAGTTTCTGTGTCCGGTAACGGTTCCTTCGGCAAACAGACAAGCGTTTTTATGCGCGGACAGGCGTCTGACGCCACAGTGCTGCTGGTAGATGGTGTTCGTATCCGCTCGGCCACGGTCGGCGGGCCGGCCTGGCAGTATCTCCCGCCACAGCTGCTGAAGCGTGTAGAGATTGTTCGTGGTGGTCGCAGTAGCCTCTACGGCGCTGATGCGGTGGGCGGCGTTGTCCAGGCATTTACGACGCCTCGGGAGCGCGGGGAAAGCGGTTGGGTGGAAGCAGGTGGCGGCAATCTGGACACCCAACAATACGGCGCAGGGTTTTCATCGGTGACCGATCAAACCAGCGTCAATATTGCTGCCAACTATTTCCGGACCGACGGCGCCCCGGTTATTGAGGGTGGAGAAGACAAGGGATACGACAACATGTCCGGGGTCGCCAGCGCCAGGCATGAGTTCAGTAACGGTGTTGAGGTTGGTTTCAGTTCCCTCAGCGCCGTGGGTAATTCAGAGTATGAAGGTGGTGACCAGGATTTCAGGTTCCAGACGGTTGGCGGCGGCATTGAGGTGCCGATAACCAGTCACTGGCGCTCCTCTTTGCATTTGTCTGAAGCCCGCGATGAGTTGGAAGTATTCAGCTCGTTTCCCGGTGTTTTTGATACTCGGACTCGTAATTCGCGACTGGAGAACTGGCTGACAGCTGGTACCCATGAGTTTGTGCTGGGCGCAGAATATACGGTGGACCAGGTCGAAAGCACGACGGCCTACGAGGAAAGCAGCCGCTCCAATGAAGCCTATTTTGGCCAGGCACTGCTCAATTTCGGTCCTGCTGACCTGCATTTGAGCCTTCGCAACGATGACAATGAAGCCTACGGCAATCAGACAACCTGGGGCGTAGGTGTTGGGTATGCCCTGAGCGCCAACTATCGGGTCCGCGCCAACACGGGCACCTCTTTCAAGGCGCCTTCGTTTAACGACCTTTATTTTCCGGGTTTCGGAGATCCGACCCTGGAGCCGGAGGAGGCCATTAGTTACGAGGCGGGCATTGAAGGCCGATATGACCAGTGGTTCTGGGACCTGGCCGTTTACCAGAGCGACGTTGAGGATCTTTCGCTGCCTTCTCAGAATCAAGCAGGCAGCGTGCCTGAAGCCAGGCTACGTGGCGTTGAGCTAAGCAGTGGCTGGGAAAACAATGGCTGGTCTCTGAGGGCCGCAGTGTCGGTGGGCAACTTCGAGAACAAGGAGACAAGCCGTCAGCTTGCCCGCCGTGCAGAACGCACTGCGAGACTGGGCCTGGACAAACAGCTGGGCACCTGGGGTTTCGGCACCACTGTTCGTGCTGAAAGCCACCGCTACGATGATGTATTCGGTGTTGGCCGTCAGCGGATACCTGGTTACGGGGTCTGGGACCTGCGTGTCAGTAAAGAATTTGCAAAGGACTGGCATGCCTATCTGACCGTGGATAACGTACTGGATAACAAATACGCTACTGTAAAGGATTTCAACAACAACGACTTTATTGTTGCCGGGCGCACGGCGTTTCTTTCGGTACGATATGAATTTGCACGGTGA
- a CDS encoding sensor histidine kinase — protein MLKTLYTRLALGLFLLLLLVGLLYAFITIYSLKEYNASVNQEIHRDLASNLVADRNLVSGGELDRSALKELFSLYMTINPSIEIYLLDLDGTILSYSAEPGKIKRNRVSLAPVRRLLADMGEYPVLGDDPRSHQRQKVFSVTPVPSADKPEGYLYVVLRGEEYDAAETMARGGQLIGLSAWALLISLVVVMIAGLVVFRLLTRRLTLLTGLVEDFEAGDMSQRPEKTWLSQRPVVKDEIDYLGATFDEMARRIASQIDQLKDKDAQRRQLVAQVSHDLRTPLASMQGYIETLKLRRDRLSDEEQARFLQIALQEGQRLSRLVDELFELAALEAREKQPMPEPFPLAELVHDVVHKHSPEAGKKSVALQVTGNPQIPLAFADLAMTERVLDNLIGNAITYTPEGGRITIGFADADGLPEVCVRDSGPGIPAQDLPHIFEPFYRGQGTGEAGHAGLGLAIARRIMSLQGGNIRAENADEGGACFCIRLPVSGTTDASGMIPPAL, from the coding sequence ATGCTGAAAACCCTCTACACCCGCCTTGCGCTGGGGCTGTTTCTGCTACTGTTGCTGGTTGGTCTGCTCTACGCCTTTATTACCATCTATTCCCTGAAAGAATACAACGCCTCGGTAAACCAGGAGATTCATCGCGATCTGGCCAGCAACCTGGTGGCGGATCGCAACCTGGTGAGCGGCGGCGAACTGGACCGAAGCGCGCTGAAAGAGCTTTTCTCGCTCTATATGACGATCAACCCCAGTATCGAGATCTACTTGCTGGATCTCGACGGCACTATCCTTTCGTACTCGGCGGAGCCGGGAAAGATCAAACGCAACAGGGTTTCGCTGGCGCCTGTCCGCAGGCTGCTTGCGGACATGGGGGAATATCCGGTGCTGGGGGACGACCCCCGCAGTCACCAGCGTCAAAAGGTATTTTCGGTGACCCCGGTACCTTCGGCCGACAAGCCCGAGGGCTATCTGTATGTGGTACTGCGGGGTGAAGAATACGATGCCGCGGAAACCATGGCCCGGGGCGGCCAACTGATCGGGCTCAGCGCCTGGGCTCTGCTGATCAGCCTGGTGGTGGTGATGATTGCGGGGCTGGTGGTATTCAGGCTGCTGACCCGGCGGCTGACCCTGCTGACCGGGCTGGTAGAAGACTTCGAGGCCGGTGACATGAGCCAGCGCCCGGAGAAGACCTGGCTCAGCCAGCGACCGGTGGTGAAGGACGAGATCGACTATCTGGGGGCGACCTTTGACGAAATGGCCCGGCGTATCGCCAGCCAGATTGACCAGCTCAAAGACAAGGACGCCCAGCGTCGTCAGCTTGTGGCTCAGGTGTCCCACGATCTACGCACGCCCCTGGCTTCCATGCAGGGGTACATCGAGACGCTGAAGCTGCGCCGTGACCGTCTGAGTGATGAAGAGCAGGCGCGTTTTCTGCAGATAGCCCTGCAGGAGGGTCAGCGACTGAGCCGACTGGTGGATGAACTTTTTGAACTGGCTGCCCTCGAAGCAAGAGAGAAACAGCCGATGCCGGAGCCTTTTCCGCTGGCCGAGCTGGTGCACGATGTGGTTCACAAGCACAGCCCTGAGGCTGGCAAAAAATCTGTGGCTTTGCAGGTCACTGGCAATCCGCAGATTCCGCTGGCCTTTGCGGATCTGGCCATGACCGAGCGGGTGCTGGACAACCTGATCGGTAATGCCATTACCTATACCCCGGAGGGTGGGCGGATCACCATCGGCTTCGCTGATGCCGATGGCCTGCCGGAGGTCTGTGTCCGCGACAGCGGCCCTGGCATTCCGGCGCAGGATCTGCCTCATATATTTGAGCCCTTCTACCGGGGCCAGGGCACGGGTGAAGCGGGCCACGCAGGGCTGGGGCTGGCCATAGCGCGGCGAATAATGAGCCTTCAGGGCGGAAACATCCGTGCCGAGAACGCCGACGAAGGCGGCGCCTGCTTCTGTATCCGGCTACCGGTATCGGGCACTACGGATGCATCCGGAATGATCCCTCCGGCGTTATAG
- a CDS encoding putative nucleotidyltransferase substrate binding domain-containing protein, producing MQAELIDIRNHMMQHAPFDDLPEEMLDRVVSGIEVSYFRAGTDILEFGQNNNYLYYIRSGAVEIFRRSGELYNRVTEGEIFGQFGLMMNRTVRFPARAIEDTLVYLIPFELFQYLCENDEFTDFVEIEDRSRLRSAVSRREKSNQLMTARVTRLIGRAAVTAPNTVRLQEAARIMTEQGVSALPLMDESGDKPVLCGIVTDRDLRTRALSKALPSETPISEIMSTGITTTKSTAFIFEAMLTMLHNNVHHLPVMDGDTVRGVIALSDIIKHESQNSLYLVSNIYHQKDVKGLKRLSKDVPDTFVRMVNEDANSHMIGSAIAGIGRSFSQRLLELGEEKLGPPPVPYCFMALGSMARDEQLVVTDQDNAMVLSDEFVPEEHDEYFKALAKFVSDGLAECGYSYCTGDIMATNNKWRQPLKVWKDYFADWIDNPKAEALLNSNIFFDLDGIHGETGFTDELQGFVASRASKNPRFLAMMARNALGRTPPLGFFRQFVMEEDGQHNKTFNLKRRGTAPMSDLIRIHALACGSKAQNTFNRLKAIGDTELIPEDGVGNLRDAFEFIAIVRIRHQALAIEAGKEPDNNVRPEDLSPFERSHLKDAFQVLSQAQKFLRFRYNAGAVRNV from the coding sequence ATGCAGGCCGAGCTGATCGACATCCGTAATCACATGATGCAGCACGCACCATTTGATGACCTGCCAGAGGAAATGCTCGATCGGGTGGTCTCCGGTATCGAAGTGTCCTATTTCCGCGCAGGCACCGACATTCTCGAATTCGGTCAGAACAATAACTACCTCTATTACATCCGCAGCGGCGCGGTGGAGATCTTCCGCCGCTCCGGTGAGCTCTATAACCGGGTAACCGAGGGTGAGATCTTCGGGCAGTTCGGGCTGATGATGAATCGCACTGTCCGATTTCCGGCCCGGGCCATTGAAGATACGCTGGTTTACCTTATTCCCTTTGAGCTGTTCCAGTATCTCTGCGAGAACGATGAGTTCACGGATTTTGTCGAGATTGAGGACAGATCCCGGCTAAGGTCGGCCGTTTCCCGGCGTGAAAAATCCAACCAGCTGATGACCGCCCGGGTCACCCGCCTGATCGGCCGGGCAGCGGTCACCGCGCCCAACACGGTTCGGCTTCAGGAAGCGGCCCGGATCATGACTGAGCAGGGTGTGTCGGCCCTGCCACTGATGGACGAAAGCGGCGACAAACCCGTGCTTTGCGGCATCGTGACGGATCGGGATCTGCGCACCCGGGCCTTGAGCAAGGCCCTGCCATCGGAAACACCCATCAGTGAAATCATGAGTACCGGCATCACCACCACCAAATCCACGGCGTTTATTTTCGAAGCCATGCTGACCATGCTGCACAACAACGTGCACCATCTGCCGGTAATGGACGGTGATACCGTGCGCGGTGTGATTGCCCTGTCCGATATCATCAAACACGAATCCCAGAACAGTCTCTATCTGGTCAGCAACATTTACCACCAGAAGGACGTCAAAGGCCTGAAGCGCCTGAGTAAAGACGTGCCGGACACCTTCGTTCGAATGGTAAACGAGGATGCCAACTCCCACATGATTGGCAGCGCTATCGCCGGCATCGGACGCAGTTTCAGCCAGCGCCTGCTGGAGTTGGGCGAGGAGAAGCTGGGGCCGCCGCCGGTGCCCTACTGCTTCATGGCACTGGGTTCAATGGCCCGGGACGAACAGCTGGTAGTGACCGACCAGGACAACGCCATGGTGCTGTCGGATGAGTTTGTCCCGGAAGAGCATGACGAGTACTTCAAGGCCCTGGCGAAGTTTGTCAGTGACGGCCTGGCCGAATGCGGGTACAGCTACTGCACCGGCGACATCATGGCCACCAATAACAAGTGGCGTCAGCCGCTGAAAGTGTGGAAGGACTACTTCGCGGACTGGATCGATAACCCCAAGGCAGAAGCGCTGCTGAACAGCAACATTTTCTTCGATCTGGATGGCATCCACGGGGAAACCGGGTTCACCGATGAGTTGCAGGGATTCGTTGCCAGCCGAGCCAGCAAGAACCCGCGGTTCCTCGCCATGATGGCCCGTAACGCCCTTGGCCGCACCCCACCGCTGGGGTTTTTCCGTCAGTTTGTGATGGAAGAGGACGGCCAGCACAACAAGACGTTCAACCTGAAACGCCGGGGCACGGCGCCCATGTCGGATCTGATACGCATCCACGCCTTGGCCTGCGGCTCCAAAGCCCAGAACACCTTCAACCGGCTCAAGGCGATCGGCGATACCGAGCTGATTCCCGAGGATGGAGTCGGCAACCTGAGGGATGCCTTCGAGTTCATCGCCATTGTGCGTATCCGCCATCAGGCGCTGGCTATCGAGGCAGGCAAGGAGCCCGATAACAATGTGCGCCCGGAAGATCTGTCACCCTTCGAACGCAGCCACCTGAAAGACGCGTTTCAGGTGCTCAGCCAGGCTCAGAAGTTCCTGCGGTTCCGCTACAACGCGGGGGCGGTTCGCAATGTCTGA
- a CDS encoding acyl-CoA dehydrogenase — MTTSPWNDLLGFESQLADDERQVRDSIKAFCDKRLMPGILQANREGSFDRQIFNDMGSLGMLGATLPETYGGPGLSHVCYGLIAREVERVDSAYRSALSVQSSLVIHPIHAFAGEALKQRLLPRLASGELVGSFGLTEPDHGSDPGSMVTHAKAVDGGYLVSGAKTWITNAPIADVFVVWAKLDGTVTGFVLERGMDGLETPRIDGKFSLRASETGSIFMDGVFVPAENRLDVEGLKGPFSCLNKARYGICWGSLGAAEFCWHAARQYTLDRKQFGKPLAANQLVQKKLVDMQTEITLALQSTLQLGRMMDAGTASPEAVSLLKRNNCGKALDIARTARDLHGGNGISDEYHVIRHVMNLESVNTYEGTHDIHALILGRGQTGLQAFT; from the coding sequence ATGACCACTTCACCCTGGAATGATCTGCTGGGTTTTGAAAGCCAGTTGGCCGACGACGAGCGCCAAGTCCGCGACAGCATTAAGGCGTTTTGCGACAAGAGGCTTATGCCCGGCATTCTTCAAGCCAACCGCGAGGGGTCTTTCGACCGGCAGATATTCAACGACATGGGCAGTCTGGGTATGCTTGGCGCCACACTGCCGGAAACCTACGGTGGACCCGGCCTCAGCCACGTCTGCTATGGCCTGATCGCCCGCGAGGTGGAGCGGGTGGATTCCGCCTATCGCTCTGCGCTCAGTGTGCAGTCGTCCCTCGTTATCCATCCCATCCACGCCTTTGCCGGGGAGGCGCTGAAACAGCGGCTTCTGCCTAGACTGGCTTCCGGCGAACTGGTGGGCAGTTTTGGTCTGACCGAGCCTGACCACGGGTCTGATCCGGGCAGCATGGTCACCCACGCCAAAGCAGTGGACGGCGGCTATCTCGTCAGCGGGGCAAAAACCTGGATTACCAACGCCCCGATTGCCGATGTTTTCGTGGTCTGGGCAAAACTGGACGGAACCGTCACCGGGTTTGTTCTGGAGCGGGGCATGGACGGGCTGGAAACGCCCAGGATTGACGGCAAATTCTCTCTGCGCGCCTCCGAAACCGGCTCCATCTTCATGGACGGGGTGTTTGTGCCAGCAGAAAACCGGCTGGACGTCGAAGGCCTGAAAGGGCCATTCAGCTGCCTGAACAAGGCCCGCTACGGCATCTGCTGGGGCTCGCTGGGGGCGGCGGAATTCTGCTGGCACGCTGCCCGGCAGTACACCCTGGACAGAAAGCAGTTCGGCAAGCCCCTGGCAGCCAACCAGCTGGTCCAGAAAAAGCTGGTGGACATGCAGACGGAGATCACCCTGGCCCTGCAAAGCACCCTTCAACTGGGCCGGATGATGGATGCTGGCACCGCGTCGCCGGAAGCGGTTTCCCTGCTGAAACGCAACAACTGCGGCAAGGCTCTGGACATTGCCCGCACCGCCCGGGACCTGCACGGCGGCAACGGTATTTCCGACGAATATCATGTGATTCGCCATGTCATGAATCTGGAATCAGTGAACACCTACGAGGGCACCCACGACATTCATGCTTTGATTCTTGGCCGAGGACAGACTGGCCTTCAGGCCTTCACCTAG
- a CDS encoding 3'-5' exonuclease: MSEGIDTTNETDGQKAASDWPARFETLAQEAKDQRLKRFYEAGCVSADTPMEEVPMVAVDFETTGLDPNHNSIVSIGVVPFDLNHIQLSGARHWLVKPPLPLHQTSVTIHGITHSDIDKAPDLDEVLEEVLDSLKGRIPVVHYRAIERPFMNVAVHWRTGEGIDFPLLDTMAIEAFLNPNRQPTLLQKLRGRKPVSIRLSDSRVRYRLPHYPSHNALVDALATAELLMAQIRHHFSPETPIGDLWL; encoded by the coding sequence ATGTCTGAAGGGATAGACACCACGAATGAAACCGATGGGCAAAAAGCCGCCTCTGACTGGCCGGCACGCTTCGAAACTCTTGCCCAGGAGGCAAAAGACCAGCGCCTGAAGCGGTTCTATGAGGCGGGATGTGTGTCCGCGGACACACCCATGGAAGAGGTGCCGATGGTGGCGGTGGATTTCGAGACCACCGGTCTGGACCCGAACCACAATTCCATCGTCAGTATCGGGGTTGTACCGTTCGACCTGAATCATATCCAGCTGTCAGGCGCCAGGCATTGGCTGGTAAAACCGCCGCTTCCTCTACATCAGACTTCGGTCACCATTCACGGTATCACCCACAGTGACATCGATAAGGCGCCTGACCTGGACGAGGTACTTGAGGAGGTTCTGGACAGCCTGAAAGGCCGGATTCCCGTGGTTCATTACCGGGCCATCGAACGGCCTTTTATGAATGTGGCGGTCCACTGGCGCACCGGCGAAGGTATCGACTTTCCGCTGCTTGATACCATGGCGATCGAGGCCTTTCTGAATCCGAATCGTCAGCCGACGCTGCTGCAGAAACTGAGAGGCAGGAAACCGGTATCCATCCGCCTTTCTGACAGCCGCGTCCGATACCGGTTGCCCCACTACCCGTCCCACAACGCTCTGGTGGACGCCTTGGCGACGGCGGAATTGCTGATGGCCCAAATCCGGCACCACTTTTCGCCAGAGACCCCGATCGGCGATCTCTGGCTCTAA
- a CDS encoding response regulator transcription factor, which produces MTRTILIIEDNSSIGDLVRMQVADLGMTPVLCDRGDTGLARFREGGIDLVILDLMLPGLDGLSVCREIRGGAGYVPVLMLTAKSTELDRVLGLEMGADDYLTKPFSVAELSARVKALFRRVDAMAGAKENQDEETELVVPGLKMDPARRRVFVRDEEVELTAREFDLLWHFASQPGRVFSRVQLLDKVWGYNHEGYEHTVNTHINRLRGKIETDPAQPEFIETVWGVGYRFRE; this is translated from the coding sequence ATGACAAGAACGATTCTGATCATAGAAGATAATTCCAGCATCGGCGACCTGGTGCGAATGCAGGTTGCCGATCTGGGCATGACGCCTGTTCTGTGTGACCGGGGCGACACCGGGCTGGCCCGTTTCCGTGAAGGCGGCATTGATCTGGTGATTCTGGATCTGATGCTGCCGGGACTGGACGGGCTTTCGGTGTGTCGTGAGATTCGTGGCGGTGCCGGCTATGTACCCGTGCTGATGCTGACGGCCAAGAGCACGGAGCTGGACCGGGTGCTGGGGCTGGAAATGGGAGCGGACGATTATCTCACCAAGCCCTTCAGTGTTGCGGAGTTGTCTGCCCGCGTAAAAGCACTGTTCCGCAGGGTTGACGCCATGGCCGGGGCAAAAGAAAACCAGGATGAGGAAACCGAGCTGGTGGTGCCCGGTCTGAAAATGGATCCCGCCCGGCGACGGGTGTTTGTCCGGGATGAGGAAGTGGAACTGACCGCCCGGGAATTCGACCTGCTTTGGCATTTCGCCAGTCAGCCGGGGCGCGTGTTCAGCCGGGTGCAGTTGCTGGACAAGGTGTGGGGTTACAACCACGAGGGCTACGAGCACACGGTAAACACCCACATCAACCGGTTGCGTGGCAAAATCGAAACCGACCCCGCCCAGCCGGAATTCATCGAAACGGTCTGGGGTGTGGGCTATCGCTTCCGGGAGTAG
- a CDS encoding cobalamin-binding protein: MMVILLSLIARAAQAVCVEDDLSRSVCLDQPAERVISLSPGATELLFSAGAGGQVKAVSAWSDYPPEADELPQVGDSNRLDLEAIITLRPDLVVAWTDGNSRAQLARIEELGIPVFWLQPRTFADIASAVERLAVLTGHQEAGFRRASAFLSGIAGLQKRYQDVAPVRVFYQVWHEPLMTINDQELIGRAISLCGGDNVFGDLPRLVPRLSTEAVLAANPEVIITGGKGPDDRRWLERWRGYPELKAVAVDNLFLVSPSLIQRPTFRMLEGAEELCQVLEQARADL, translated from the coding sequence ATGATGGTCATTCTTCTGTCACTGATTGCCAGGGCCGCACAGGCAGTTTGTGTTGAAGATGACCTGAGCAGATCCGTTTGCCTGGACCAACCTGCCGAACGGGTCATCTCCCTTTCCCCCGGCGCCACCGAGCTGTTGTTTTCGGCCGGTGCCGGGGGGCAGGTAAAAGCGGTCAGCGCCTGGAGCGATTATCCGCCGGAAGCGGATGAGCTCCCGCAGGTAGGCGACAGCAACCGGCTGGATCTGGAGGCCATTATTACCCTGAGGCCTGATCTGGTGGTGGCGTGGACTGACGGCAATTCCAGAGCCCAGCTGGCAAGAATCGAGGAACTGGGAATCCCGGTTTTCTGGCTACAGCCTCGCACTTTTGCGGATATTGCCAGTGCCGTGGAGCGCCTTGCGGTTCTCACAGGCCATCAAGAGGCCGGCTTCAGGCGGGCCTCGGCCTTTCTTTCAGGCATCGCCGGGCTGCAGAAGCGTTACCAGGACGTTGCGCCTGTCAGGGTGTTCTATCAGGTATGGCACGAGCCTTTGATGACCATTAACGATCAGGAGCTGATTGGCCGGGCGATATCGCTGTGTGGCGGTGATAACGTCTTCGGCGATTTGCCTCGCCTGGTACCGCGGCTGAGCACCGAGGCGGTGCTGGCGGCCAATCCCGAGGTCATTATTACGGGTGGCAAGGGGCCTGATGACCGTCGCTGGCTGGAACGGTGGCGGGGCTATCCTGAATTGAAAGCCGTGGCGGTGGATAACCTGTTCCTGGTGTCCCCCTCGCTGATTCAGCGACCCACCTTCCGTATGCTTGAAGGTGCCGAAGAGCTTTGCCAGGTTCTGGAGCAGGCCCGTGCAGACCTATAG
- the msrB gene encoding peptide-methionine (R)-S-oxide reductase MsrB, producing MKRYLLLGTLAAIIGLTGLQVGAADEADTEYAPKDPSLEVATFAGGCFWCVEEAFEQKAPGVVEAVSGYAGGEEANPTYQQVAGGQTGHTEAVQVYYDPTKITYEGLLQTLWRTANPTDTKGQYVDRGRQYRPAIFYHNQEEKRLAEESVAQLEASGRYDKPVAIEIVPFEKFYPAEKYHQDYYKKNPVRYNVYTFNSGRYQFIEKVWGDDQKVDYSKYRPETDMKSQSSMGSQSSSNDSQGFNPETFTMPDKKALKKMLSDMEYYVTQEDGTEPAYDNQYYDNKRPGLYVDVVSGEPLFSSADKYKSNTGWPSFTKPIEPDMVVEKEDNSFFMSRTEIRSRYADSHLGHVFNDGPAPTGLRYCMNSAALDFIPLEEMEERGYGEYIDDVKGNS from the coding sequence ATGAAACGCTATCTGTTATTGGGCACCCTGGCAGCCATCATTGGGCTGACCGGATTGCAGGTGGGTGCCGCTGATGAGGCGGACACCGAATATGCTCCGAAAGATCCGAGCCTGGAAGTGGCTACCTTTGCCGGTGGCTGCTTCTGGTGTGTGGAAGAGGCATTTGAACAAAAGGCGCCCGGGGTGGTTGAAGCCGTGTCGGGTTACGCCGGTGGTGAAGAAGCCAATCCCACTTACCAGCAGGTAGCCGGTGGCCAGACCGGGCACACCGAAGCGGTGCAGGTCTATTACGACCCCACCAAGATCACCTATGAAGGCCTGCTGCAGACACTGTGGCGTACTGCCAACCCTACTGATACCAAGGGCCAGTATGTTGACCGTGGGCGACAGTATCGTCCAGCGATCTTCTACCACAACCAGGAAGAAAAGCGGCTGGCCGAAGAGTCCGTAGCTCAGCTGGAGGCCTCAGGCCGTTACGACAAGCCGGTGGCCATTGAGATCGTGCCGTTTGAAAAATTCTACCCAGCAGAGAAGTACCACCAGGACTACTACAAGAAAAATCCGGTGCGGTACAACGTTTATACCTTCAATTCAGGTCGCTATCAGTTCATTGAAAAGGTCTGGGGTGACGATCAGAAAGTGGATTACTCCAAGTACCGCCCCGAGACTGATATGAAATCCCAGTCTTCGATGGGTTCTCAGTCCTCCAGCAATGACAGTCAGGGCTTCAACCCTGAGACCTTCACCATGCCCGACAAGAAAGCTCTGAAGAAGATGCTGTCGGACATGGAGTACTACGTCACCCAGGAAGACGGCACAGAGCCTGCCTATGACAATCAGTACTACGACAACAAACGACCGGGTCTGTATGTCGACGTGGTTTCTGGCGAGCCGCTCTTCTCATCGGCAGACAAGTACAAATCCAACACCGGCTGGCCGAGTTTCACCAAGCCGATCGAGCCCGATATGGTGGTGGAAAAGGAAGATAATTCTTTCTTTATGTCCCGCACCGAGATTCGCAGCCGCTATGCGGATTCGCACCTGGGCCACGTGTTCAATGACGGTCCGGCACCGACCGGCCTGCGCTATTGCATGAACTCGGCCGCACTGGATTTCATTCCCCTGGAGGAGATGGAAGAGCGTGGGTACGGCGAGTATATCGATGATGTGAAAGGGAACAGCTAA